In Nocardioides jishulii, the DNA window AGCTCCTGGTCGTCGGCCACCGACGCCGCCTCGAGCACCTTATCGGCGTCGTACAGCACCAGTCCGATGTAGCGCAGCCGCCCGACGCAGGTCTCCGAGCAGACGGTCGGGATCCCGACCTCGACGCGGGGGTAGCAGAAGGTGCACTTCTCGGCCTTGCCGGTCTTGTGGTTGAAGTAGACCTTCTTGTAGGGGCACCCCGTCACGCACATGCGCCACCCGCGGCAGCGGTCCTGGTCGACCAGGACGATGCCGTCCTCGCTGCGCTTGTAGATCGCGCCGCTGGGGCACGAGGCGGCGCACGACGGGTTGAGGCAGTGCTCGCAGATGCGCGGCAGGTAGAACATGAAGGTCTGCTCGAACTCGAACGTCACCTTGTCCTCGATGCCCTTGAGCATCTCGTCGCGCACCGCGTGCTCGGTGGAGCCCCCGAGGTCGTCGTCCCAGTTGGCCGACCACTCGATGTTCATCTGCTTGCCGCTGAGCAGCGAGATCGGCCGGGCGACGGGGAAGTTCTTCGTCGCCGGGGAGCGCAGCAGCGTCTCGTAGTCGTAGGTCCACGGCTCGTAGTAGTCGTTGATCGAGGGCAGCTTGGGGTTGGAGAAGATCGTCACCAACTTCTTCATCCGCCCGCCGGCGCGCAGCTTCAACCGGCCCCGGGGAGTGCGGACCCAACCGCCCTGCCACGCCTCCTGGTTCTCGTACGTCCGGGGGTAGCCGAGGCCGGGACGGGTCTCGACGTTGTTGAACCAGACGTATTCCATGCCGGAGCGGTTGGTCCACGCCTGCTTGCAGGTCACCGAGCAGGTGTGGCACCCGATGCACTTGTCGAGGTTCATCACCATCGCCATCTGGGCCATCACGCGCATCTCGTCACTCCTCCGTCCGTCCGGTCCGACTCAGTACTCGACCGGCGTGCGCCGCTTGCGGATCGTGGTCACTTCGTCACGGTTGTTGCCGACCGGGCCGATGTAGTTGAAGAAGTAGGCGAGCTGGGCGTAGCCGCCGACGATGTGGTGCGGCTTCATCACGATGCGCGTCAGCGAGTTGTGGATGCCGCCGCGCTTGCGGTCGCGCTCGGTGAGCGGGACGTCGATGAGCCGGTCCTGGGCGTGGTACATGTAGACGGTGCCCTCGGGCATCCGGTGGCTCACGATGGCGCGGGCGGCCACCACCCCGTTGCGGTTGACCATCTCGATCCAGTCGTTGTCCTTCACGCCGATCTTCACCGCGTCGCGGTCGGAGAGCCAGACCACCTGCCCACCGCGGGAGAGCGAGAGCATGAAGAGGTTGTCCTGGTACTCCGAGTGGATCGACCACTTGTTGTGCGGCGTCAGGTAGCGCACCGCCACCCCCACCTCGTCGACCGTGCCGAGCTGCGGCTCCCCGAAGAGCCGGGACATGTCGAGCGGTGGCCGGAAGACCGGGAGCATCTCGCCGGTGCCGAGGAACCAGTCGTGGTCGAGGTAGAACTGCTGGCGCCCGGTCAGCGTGTGGAAGGGCTTGCTGCGCTCGATGTTGATGGTGAAGGGGCTGTAGCGCCGCCCTCCGCTCTCCGATCCCGACCACTCCGGCGAGGTGATCACCGGCACGGGCGCGACCTGGGTGTCGGCAAAGGCGATCTGCTTGCCCTCGTGCTCCGCGGAGAGGTCCGCCATCTGGGTGCCGGTGCGCTTCTCCAGGGTCCTGAACCCCTGGGTCGCGAGGTGGCCGTTGGAGACGCCGGACAGGTGAAGGATCGCGTCGGCCATCTGCACGTCCGTCTCGACCTTCGGCTGCCCGTTGCCGGCGCCACCCTGCGCCACACCGTTGCGGCGACGCAGGATGTCCATCTCACGGCGTACGTCGTAGGCGACGCCCTTGGTGAGCATGCCCACCTTCTCCATCAGCGGCCCGATCGACGTCATCTTGTCGTGGACGGCCGCGTAGTCGCGCTCCGCGACCGCGATCACCGGCATGGTGCGCCCCGGCACCGGGTCGCACTCCCCCAGCCGCCAGTCCTTGACGACCCCGTGCTCGGTCGCCATCGCCTCAGGGGTGTCGTGCCACAGCGGCTTGGCGATGACGTCGCGGCGGGTGCCGAGGTGGTCGCGAGCCATCTCGGAGAACCGCTTCGCGATCACCTTCCAGGTGTCCCAGTCCGTCTTCGTCTGCCACGGCGGGGCGATCGCCGGGTTGAAGGAGTGCACGAAGGGGTGCATGTCGGTGGTGTTGAGGTCGTACTTCTCGTACCAGGTCGCCGCCGGCAGGACCACGTCGCTGAAGATCGTGCTGGAGGTCATGCGGAAGTCCAGGGTCGTGAGCAGGTCGAGCTTGCCCTCGGGGGCCTCCTCGGCCCAGCGCACGTCGGTGGGTCGTTGCTCGGGGGCCGCCTCCTGGGCGGTCGCGGCGGAGTCGGTGCCGAGCAGGTGGCGCAGGAAGTACTCATTGCCCTTGGCCGAGCTCCCGAAGAGGTTGGAGCGCCACAGGGAGAGCACGCGGGGGTGGTTCTCCTCCGCCTCGGGGTCCTCCACGGCGAACTTGAGCCGGCCCTCCTTCAGCTCCTGCGCGACGTAGGCCCCGGCGTCCATGCCCGAGGCCGCGGCGTCGTCACCGAGGGTGAGCGAGCTGCGGTCGAACGTGGGGTAGCTCGGCGTCCAGCCCAGGCGTACGGACTGGCAGAGCAGGTCCATCACGCTCTTGCCCGCGAAGAAGCCGGTGCCGGCGTCGAGGTCGTCGGCGGTGAAGGTGTCGTAGCGGTACTGGGAGGTGTTCACGTACCAGTACGCCGTCTGGTTCATGTGGCGCGGCGGACGCTGCCAGTCGAGGGCGAACGCCATGTGCTGGAAGCCCATGATCGGGCGGATCTTCTCCTGGCCGACGTAGTGCGCCCAGCCGCCGCCGTTGCGACCCTGCGCGCCGGTGAGCGTGGTGAGCAGCAGGATCGCCCGGTAGATCTGGTCGGAGTGGTGCCAGTGGTTGATGCCTGCACCCAGCAGGATCATCCCGCGGCCCTCGGTGTCGATCGCGTTCTGAGCCCACTCCCTCGCCAGCCGGGTCACCTGCTGGGCCGGGACACCGGTGTGCTGCTCCTGCCACGCCGGGGTCGCGGGGACGCGTGCGTCCTCGTACGACTCGGGCCAGACCCCGGGCAGCCCGGACCGCTCCACGCCGTACTGCGCCAGCAGGAGGTCCAGGACGGTGGTGACGACACGGTCGCCGACGCGCATCGCCGGCACGCCGCGTGACTCGTGCCGGGCGCGGCCGTCAGCGGCGTCGAAACGCGGCAGGGTGACCTCGACGGCCAGTGCGTCGGCCTCCGCGTGCAGGGTCAGGAGCGGGTCGATGTCGCCGAGGTCGAGGTTCCACTGACCAGCCCCCTCCTCGCCGTAGCGGTGTCCGATCGAGCCCCGGGGAATCCGCACCGCGCCTCCGGCCTCCATCACGGCCGGCTTCCACATCGCGTTCTCGGTGCCGCCCTCGGGGTGGTCGATGTCGCCGGCGACCAGGAACTTGCCGGGCCGGTACGTGCCGTCGTCGGCCGCGTCGAGGGTGATGAGGTTGGGCAGGTCGGTGAACCGCTTGGCGTACGCGGCGAAGAAGGGCGGGATGGTGTCGGCGTAGTACTCCTTGAGCAGCACGTGGCCCAGGCCCATCGCCAACGCACCGTCGGTGCCCGGCGCCGGGGTGACCCACTCGTCAGCGAACTTCACGTTATCGGCGTAGTCGGGTGCGACCGCGATCACCTTCTGGCCGCGGTAGCGGGCCTCGGTCATCCAGTGCGCGTCCGGGGTGCGGGTCAGCGGGACGTTGGAGCCCCACATCATCAGGTAGCCCGCATCCCACCAGTCACCCGACTCGGGCACGTCGGTCTGGTCGCCGAAGGTCTGGGGCGAGGCGTTCGGCAAGTCCGCGTACCAGTCGTAGAACGACAGCATCGGGGCGCCGATGAGCTCGAGGAAGCGCGCCCCGGAGGCGTACGAGACCGGCGACATCGCCGGGATGGGTGAGAAGCCCGCGATCCGGTCGGGGCCCCACCGCTTGACCGTGTAGACGTGGGCCGCGGCGACGATCTCGGCGGCCTCCTCCCAGGTCGCGCGCACCAGCCCGCCCTTGCCGCGGGCGGCCTTGTAGACCTTGGTCTTGAGCGGGTTCTGGACGATCGATCCCCAGGCGACCACCGGGTCGCCGTACTCGGCCAACGCCTCGCGGAACATGTCCAGCAGCACGCCACGGACGTACGGGTGGCGCACGCGGGTGGGGCTGTAGGTGTACCAGGAGAAGGCAGCGCCGCGAGGACAGCCCCGGGGCTCGTACTCGGGGCGGTCGGCACCGGCGCTGGGGTAGTCGGTCTGCTGCGCCTCCCAGGTGATGATCCCGTCCTTGACGTAGACCTTCCACGAGCACGACCCGGTGCAGTTGACCCCGTGCGTGGAGCGGACCACCTTGTCGTGCGACCACCGGTCCCGGTAGAACGCGTCACCCTCGCGTCCACCCTTCGCCGTGATGGTGCGCAGGTCGGGGCTCACCTCGTTGCGGGTGAAGAAGCGGCGACTCGCGACCAGCGCGTCACCCAGCCCTCCGTCGAAGCCCAGCTTGGTGTCGCTCACAGGTCATTCCCTTTCGCTGCACACGCAGACGGTCGAGCTGTGTCCCACCTCACTATTCCCCCCGATGGGGTGCACCGCAAGGGGCACGAATCCGGGCTCGCAGCCAGCCACGTTCACGCTCGAACCGAGGACCTTTGGCCTCTGGACGAGGACCCTCCGCCTCCGTAACGTGCTTCACGAGACCGTCCGATTCCGCGCCTGCCCAGGAGGGCCCATGGCGTCACCGACCACGGCAGAAACCACCTCCGCGCCGCCCCGCCAGGGCCGCAGCGCAGTGCTCTGGCTCTCGACCATCGCCTTCACCCTGATGTTCGCGGTGTGGCTGATGTTCGGCATCCTGGGCAACCCGATCCGCGAGGAGTTCGGCCTCAGCGAGGTGCAGCTGTCGTGGATCGTGGCCGCCGCCACCCTCAACGGCTCGCTGTGGCGCCTGCCCGCCGGCATGCTGGCCGACCGCTACGGCGGCCGGATCGTCATGACGGTGCTCCTGCTCGTCACCGCGGTGCCCACCTACCTGGTGTCGCAGGTGAACTCCTACACCACCCTGTTGGCGCTCTCGTTCCTGATCGGCCTGGCGGGAAACTCGTTCTCCGTCGGCATCGCCTGGAACTCCGCCTGGCAGCCCCGGGACCGCCAGGGCTTCGCCCTCGGGCTCTTCGGCGCGGGCAACGTCGGCGCCTCGGTGACCAAGTTCATCGGGCCACCGATCATCACCGGCACCGCCGGCGCGACCTACTTCGGCATCATCGACGGCGGCTGGCGCCTGGTCCCCGTCGTCTACGCGGTGCTCCTGGTCGTGATGGCCGTCGTGCTCTGGTTCGGGACCCCGCGCCACGACCTGCGGCCGGGGACGGAGGTGCCGCTGCGGGACCAGCTCACCCCGCTGAAGCAGATGCGGGTGTGGCGCTTCAGCCTCTACTACGTCGCGGTCTTCGGGGCGTACGTCGCCCTCTCGTCGTGGCTCCCGCTCTACTACATGGACAACTTCGACGTCTCCCTGCAGACCGCGGCCCTGCTGACCGCCACCTACATCTTCCCGGCGTCGCTGCTGCGCCCGGTGGGAGGCGCGCTGTCGGACCGGTACGGCGCTCGTCGGGCGATGTACTGGACCTTCGGCGCGATGCTGGTGACCAGCGGCATCCTGATGATGCCCAACGGCTTCGTGGTGGTGCAGCTCCCCGACGGCACCGAGACCGAGCACCTCGCCTACCACCTGGGCCTGGTGCCCTTCGTCCTGCTGGTCTTCGTGCTCGGGTGCGCCATGGGCGTGGGCAAGGCAGCGGTCTACAAGCACATCCCGGAGTACTTCCCCGAGAGCGTCGGCGCCGTCGGCGGGCTCGTCGGGATGCTCGGGGGCCTCGGCGGCTTCGCCCTGCCGCCGCTCTTCGCCTACACGAAGGAGTGGTCCGGCTTCCCGACCAGCACCTTCGGCGTGCTGTTCGTGCTGACGCTCATCTGCAGCGTCTGGATGCACTGGACGGTGGTGCGCATGCTCAACCGTGAGTCGCCCCACCTGGCCAACCAGCTGGACCACCCCACCCATGAGGAGACACCGGCATGAGCAAGTCGACCACCTCCCAGTCCGGAGAATGGCTGGAGTCCTGGGATCCGGAGAACAAGGAGACCTGGAACGAGCCGCTGGCCCGGCGCACGCTGTGGATCACCACGTTCGCCCTCTTCCTCGCCTTCGTGGCGTGGTTCCTGCCGAGCGCACTGATCCCCAAGCTCAACGGCCTGGGCTACAGCTTCACCAGCGACGAGCTCTACTGGATGGCAGCCATGCCGGGCCTGTCCGCAGGCCTCTTCCGGCTGGTGTGGATGGTGCTCCCTCCCATCATGGGCACCCGCAAGATGGTGGCGCTGACCTCGCTGCTGCTGATCTTCTCGACGGCCGGGTGGGGCGTGCGGGTCCAGGAGCCGACGGCTCCCTACTGGGAGCTGATGCTGCTGGCGTTCCTGGCCGGCATCGGGGGCGGCGCGTTCTCGGGCTTCATGCCGAGCACCTCGTACTTCTTCCCCCGTTCCAAGCAGGGCACCGCCCTGGGGATCCAGGCCGGCATCGGCAACTTCGGCGTCTCGGCCGTGCAGCTGCTGACGCCCTACCTGATCGCCCTCTCGTGGCTGGGGTTCATCGGGACCTCCCAGACCTTCGCGCTGCCGGGTGGGCAGCCCGAGAAGGTCTGGTACCAGAACGCCGCCTTCGTCTGGATCCCGCTGATGGTGATTGCGGCGATCCTCGCCTGGACGATGCTCAAGTCGGTGCCCATCAAGGCCAGCATCCGCCAACAGTTCGACATCTTCGGCAACGTCGACACGTGGCTCATGACCCTGCTCTACATCATGACCTTCGGCACCTTCGCCGGCCTCTCTGCGCAGTTCGGCCTGCTGATGGGCGAGCTCTACGGCAGCGCCAACCCCGACATCGTCCAAGGATCGGGGGCAGGCGCCACCGTGCTGGTCGAGGGCTACTCGGTGCCCGACGTCGCGAAGTTCGTCTTCCTCGGCCCATTGGTCGGCGCGGGTGCGCGCGTGCTGTTCTCACCGCTCACCGACCGCATGGGCGGCGCGATCTGGACGTTGGTCTCCGGCATCGGACTGGTCGCCTCGATCGCCATCACCATCCCGGCGTTGACCCCCGACACGACCTCGGCCGCGACCCTGGACGCCGGGTTCGACCACTTCCTCTGGGGGATGCTGGCGATCTTCCTCTTCGCCGGGATCGGCAACGCCTCGACCTTCAAGCAGATGCCGATGATCTTCGAGAAGCGCCAGGCCGGCGGCGTGATCGGCTGGACAGCCGCGATCGCGGCCTTCGGTCCCTTCTTCTTCGGCGTCGGCGTGACGTCCATGGGCCCGGTGGCCTTCTTCTCCATCGGCATCGCCTGGGCCGTGATGTGCGTGGTCGTCACGTGGGTGCGCTACGCCCGCAAGGGGGCCCCGAAGCCGGGCTGATCCTCACAGGAACGGGAGGCTCACCGCAGCGGGTCGAAGGGCGCCAGCTCCGCAGGCGTCTCCCCCGTCACCATCGACTCCGCCAGGAGCTGACCGGTGACCGGTCCGAGCGTGATGCCCCACATCCCGTGGCCGCCGGCGACGTGCACCCGGGGCGAGCGCGTACGCCCGACCAGCGGCAACCCGTCCGGCGTGCAGGGCCGCGAGCCCACCCACTCGTCGCGGCGACGGTCGAGGTCGGCACCACGCAGGAAGGGACGGGCCGCCTCGACGATGGCGGTGATGCGACGGGTGTCCAACCCGGCGTCGGCGGGACGGAACTCCATCATCCCCGCCACCCGGAGGCGGTCGCCCGCGGGCGTGCAGGCCACCCGCTGCGCCGGCAGGTAGACGGGACCGCGCGGCACCGTCTCCACCGGGACCGTGAAGGAGTACCCACGGCCCGCCTGCACCGGGAGGCGTACGCCGAAGGGCCGAGCCAGGACGTTGAGCCACGCGCCCGTCGCCACCACGGCGGCGTCGTAGGACTCCCCGGCCACCACGACACGCGTCGAGGTCGCGTGGACGCGGTCGACACGCAGGCCTGCCACGATCCTGCCGCCGCGCTCCTCGACCGAGGCGCCCAGGGCGAGCAGGTAGGAGTTGGGGGTGACGTAGCGCTGACCGTGCAACCGCAGGGCGACGCCGACCTCGTCCGAGAGCGACGGCTCGATGGCCCGGGCCTCGTCACCGGTGAGGACGTCGTACTCCAACGGCTGTCCGCAGGCACGGATGTGCTCGATCTCCTCCAGCAGGGTCGAACGCTCGTCAGCGGTGCGGTAGGCGGCGATGAACGACTCAGCCTCGTGGGTGGGCGCGTCGACACCGCCCTTGCGGAGCAGGTCGAAGGCATCGAGGGCCAAGGAGTTCAGCGGCACCAGGGCGCCCATCGCCCGGCGCCAGCGGGGCATCGTGGAGTTGCGGGCGAAGCGCACCAGGAACTCCAGCAACCGGCGGTCGGCCGTGACGGGGACGTAGACCGGCGAGCTCGGACTGACCACGGCGCGGATGCCGTAGCGCAGGACGGCAGGCTCCGGGAGCGGGGTCGCCAACCCCGGGGTGAGCCATCCCGCGTTGCCCCACGACGACCCGGCCGCCACCCCGGTGCGGTCCAGGACGGTGACGCGGACGCCACGCTCCTGCAGGAACCACGCGGTGGAGAGGCCGACCATGCCGGCTCCGATGACGACGACGTGCCGAGGTGCGTGGGTCATGCCACAGCATCACCGATGATCGGGATCTGCGCCACCCTCCGCTTCCGCCTCCAGCTCAACCTCGTCCTGCTGGCGCGGGGCGCTGGTCAACCAGGTGAGCACGGCCGCGGCAAGGCCGAACCACACACGCGGGTGGCGCACGCCCTTGCCGCGCAGCCACCCCTCGAGCCGGCTGTCGGCCGCCATCCCCAGGACGCTGGCGCCCGTGAGCAGGGCGCCCACCGTGGCGCCGATGGCGGCCCGCTGGGCCGGGGACGCCGACTCCCCCACGGCGACGGCGCCGCCCGCCACCCCGGCCAGGCCGCTGAGGGCATGGATGGTCGTGAGCGGAGGCCCTTGCAGACGTCGCGGGGAGACGAACACGGTGAAGAGGCCGGTGGCGACCGACTGGACGAGGCGCGACTCCGGGGACTCCAGGTCGCGGACGCGGGTGAGGAGGTCAGACATGGGCGTCACGGTAGCCGGGAGCCCAAGACCCGGTACGAGGTGCTCCGACCTGCTGCGGAAATGGCGGAACCCCGCCGTACGTGCGTACGACGGGGTCCTGCCGATCTGCGCAGGGACAGTCACGGCACCCTCACGGGCGCGTGACCGCCCCCTGCTCCGATCAGAAGTCCATGCTGTCGGGACTTCTTCACTGCGCAGGGACAGTCACGGCACCCTCACGGGCGCGTGACCGCCCCCTGCTCCGATCAGAAGTCCATGCTGTCGGGACTTCTTCACTGCGCAGGGACAGTCACGGCACCCTCACGGGCGCGTGACCGCCCCCTGCTCCGATCAGAAGTCCATGCCACCCATGCCACCGGTCGGGTCGCCGCCCATGGGCGCCGACTTCTCCGGCTTGTCGGCCACGACGGCCTCGGTGGTCAGGAACAGCGCTGCGATGGAGGCAGCGTTCTGCAGGGCCGAGCGGGTCACCTTGGCGGGGTCGATGATGCCGGTGGCGATCATGTCGACGTACTCGCCGGTGGCGGCGTTGAGGCCCTCACCGGACGGGAGGTTGCGGACCTTCTCCGCCACGACGCCGCCCTCGAGACCAGCGTTGATCGCGATCTGCTTGAGCGGAGCCTCGGTGGCGACGCGGACGATGTTGGCGCCCGTGGCCTCGTCACCGGTCAGGTCGAGACCGTCGAAGGCGACAGCGGCGGCCTGGACGAGGGCGACGCCACCGCCGGCGACGATGCCCTCCTCGACGGCAGCCTTCGCGTTGCGAACGGCGTCCTCGATGCGGTGCTTGCGCTCCTTGAGCTCAACCTCGGTGGCCGCGCCGACCTTGATGACGGCCACGCCGCCGGCCAGCTTGGCGAGGCGCTCCTGGAGCTTCTCGCGGTCGTAGTCGGAGTCCGACTTCTCGATCTCGGCGCGGATCTGGTTGACGCGACCCTCGATCTGGCCGGCGTCGCCAGCACCCTCGACGATGGTGGTCTCGTCCTTGGTGATGACGACCTTGCGGGCCTGGCCCAGCAGCTCGAGACCAGCGGTCTCCAGCTTGAGGCCGACCTCCTCGGAGATGACCTGGCCACCGGTGAGGATCGCGATGTCCTGCAGCATGGCCTTGCGGCGGTCACCGAAGCCCGGAGCCTTGACGGCGACGGACTTGAAGGTGCCACGGATCTTGTTGACGACCAGGGTCGACAGGGCCTCGCCGTCGACGTCCTCGGCGATGATGACCAGCGGCTTGCCGGACTGCATGACCTTCTCGAGGAGGGGCAGCAGGTCCTTGACGTTGGAGATCTTGGAGTTGGCGATGAGGACGTAGGGGTCCTCCAGCACGGTCTCCATGCGCTCGGGGTCGGTGACGAAGTAGGCCGAGATGTAGCCCTTGTCGAAGCGCATGCCCTCGGTGAGCTCGAGGTCGAGGCCGAAGGTGTTCGACTCCTCGACCGTGATCACGCCCTCCTTGCCGACCTTGTCCATCGCCTCGGCGATGATCTCGCCGACGGTGGTGTCAGCGGCGGAGATCGAGGCGGTCGAAGCAATCTGCTCCTTGGTCTCGACGTCCTTGGCCATCGACAGGAGCTCGTTGGAGACGGCGGTGACCGCAGCCTCGATGCCGCGCTTCAGGCCCATGGGGTTAGCGCCGGCCGCGACGTTGCGCAGGCCTTCGCGGACCATGGCCTGGGCCAGGACGGTGGCGGTGGTGGT includes these proteins:
- a CDS encoding NAD(P)/FAD-dependent oxidoreductase, which produces MTHAPRHVVVIGAGMVGLSTAWFLQERGVRVTVLDRTGVAAGSSWGNAGWLTPGLATPLPEPAVLRYGIRAVVSPSSPVYVPVTADRRLLEFLVRFARNSTMPRWRRAMGALVPLNSLALDAFDLLRKGGVDAPTHEAESFIAAYRTADERSTLLEEIEHIRACGQPLEYDVLTGDEARAIEPSLSDEVGVALRLHGQRYVTPNSYLLALGASVEERGGRIVAGLRVDRVHATSTRVVVAGESYDAAVVATGAWLNVLARPFGVRLPVQAGRGYSFTVPVETVPRGPVYLPAQRVACTPAGDRLRVAGMMEFRPADAGLDTRRITAIVEAARPFLRGADLDRRRDEWVGSRPCTPDGLPLVGRTRSPRVHVAGGHGMWGITLGPVTGQLLAESMVTGETPAELAPFDPLR
- the narH gene encoding nitrate reductase subunit beta codes for the protein MRVMAQMAMVMNLDKCIGCHTCSVTCKQAWTNRSGMEYVWFNNVETRPGLGYPRTYENQEAWQGGWVRTPRGRLKLRAGGRMKKLVTIFSNPKLPSINDYYEPWTYDYETLLRSPATKNFPVARPISLLSGKQMNIEWSANWDDDLGGSTEHAVRDEMLKGIEDKVTFEFEQTFMFYLPRICEHCLNPSCAASCPSGAIYKRSEDGIVLVDQDRCRGWRMCVTGCPYKKVYFNHKTGKAEKCTFCYPRVEVGIPTVCSETCVGRLRYIGLVLYDADKVLEAASVADDQELYQAQRECFLDPFDPEVQRAAEEAGIAADWVEAARRSPIWALISRYEVALPLHPEYRTMPMVWYIPPLSPVVDVIKDTGHDAEDADNLFAAIDALRIPVEYLANLFTAGDVGPVNGVLRKLAAMRSYMRDINLGRDPDESIPASVGMDGETMYEMFRLLAIAKYSERYVIPPAHTEQAHALEELATDCPVSEYGGGQQSLFGEGSGTLNPVAAENLQMLRERQGSERSDEMAGGTADAGRVNLLNWDGRGVPEGLFPPKSGGTR
- a CDS encoding MFS transporter encodes the protein MASPTTAETTSAPPRQGRSAVLWLSTIAFTLMFAVWLMFGILGNPIREEFGLSEVQLSWIVAAATLNGSLWRLPAGMLADRYGGRIVMTVLLLVTAVPTYLVSQVNSYTTLLALSFLIGLAGNSFSVGIAWNSAWQPRDRQGFALGLFGAGNVGASVTKFIGPPIITGTAGATYFGIIDGGWRLVPVVYAVLLVVMAVVLWFGTPRHDLRPGTEVPLRDQLTPLKQMRVWRFSLYYVAVFGAYVALSSWLPLYYMDNFDVSLQTAALLTATYIFPASLLRPVGGALSDRYGARRAMYWTFGAMLVTSGILMMPNGFVVVQLPDGTETEHLAYHLGLVPFVLLVFVLGCAMGVGKAAVYKHIPEYFPESVGAVGGLVGMLGGLGGFALPPLFAYTKEWSGFPTSTFGVLFVLTLICSVWMHWTVVRMLNRESPHLANQLDHPTHEETPA
- a CDS encoding nitrate reductase subunit alpha — its product is MSDTKLGFDGGLGDALVASRRFFTRNEVSPDLRTITAKGGREGDAFYRDRWSHDKVVRSTHGVNCTGSCSWKVYVKDGIITWEAQQTDYPSAGADRPEYEPRGCPRGAAFSWYTYSPTRVRHPYVRGVLLDMFREALAEYGDPVVAWGSIVQNPLKTKVYKAARGKGGLVRATWEEAAEIVAAAHVYTVKRWGPDRIAGFSPIPAMSPVSYASGARFLELIGAPMLSFYDWYADLPNASPQTFGDQTDVPESGDWWDAGYLMMWGSNVPLTRTPDAHWMTEARYRGQKVIAVAPDYADNVKFADEWVTPAPGTDGALAMGLGHVLLKEYYADTIPPFFAAYAKRFTDLPNLITLDAADDGTYRPGKFLVAGDIDHPEGGTENAMWKPAVMEAGGAVRIPRGSIGHRYGEEGAGQWNLDLGDIDPLLTLHAEADALAVEVTLPRFDAADGRARHESRGVPAMRVGDRVVTTVLDLLLAQYGVERSGLPGVWPESYEDARVPATPAWQEQHTGVPAQQVTRLAREWAQNAIDTEGRGMILLGAGINHWHHSDQIYRAILLLTTLTGAQGRNGGGWAHYVGQEKIRPIMGFQHMAFALDWQRPPRHMNQTAYWYVNTSQYRYDTFTADDLDAGTGFFAGKSVMDLLCQSVRLGWTPSYPTFDRSSLTLGDDAAASGMDAGAYVAQELKEGRLKFAVEDPEAEENHPRVLSLWRSNLFGSSAKGNEYFLRHLLGTDSAATAQEAAPEQRPTDVRWAEEAPEGKLDLLTTLDFRMTSSTIFSDVVLPAATWYEKYDLNTTDMHPFVHSFNPAIAPPWQTKTDWDTWKVIAKRFSEMARDHLGTRRDVIAKPLWHDTPEAMATEHGVVKDWRLGECDPVPGRTMPVIAVAERDYAAVHDKMTSIGPLMEKVGMLTKGVAYDVRREMDILRRRNGVAQGGAGNGQPKVETDVQMADAILHLSGVSNGHLATQGFRTLEKRTGTQMADLSAEHEGKQIAFADTQVAPVPVITSPEWSGSESGGRRYSPFTINIERSKPFHTLTGRQQFYLDHDWFLGTGEMLPVFRPPLDMSRLFGEPQLGTVDEVGVAVRYLTPHNKWSIHSEYQDNLFMLSLSRGGQVVWLSDRDAVKIGVKDNDWIEMVNRNGVVAARAIVSHRMPEGTVYMYHAQDRLIDVPLTERDRKRGGIHNSLTRIVMKPHHIVGGYAQLAYFFNYIGPVGNNRDEVTTIRKRRTPVEY
- a CDS encoding MFS transporter, whose protein sequence is MSKSTTSQSGEWLESWDPENKETWNEPLARRTLWITTFALFLAFVAWFLPSALIPKLNGLGYSFTSDELYWMAAMPGLSAGLFRLVWMVLPPIMGTRKMVALTSLLLIFSTAGWGVRVQEPTAPYWELMLLAFLAGIGGGAFSGFMPSTSYFFPRSKQGTALGIQAGIGNFGVSAVQLLTPYLIALSWLGFIGTSQTFALPGGQPEKVWYQNAAFVWIPLMVIAAILAWTMLKSVPIKASIRQQFDIFGNVDTWLMTLLYIMTFGTFAGLSAQFGLLMGELYGSANPDIVQGSGAGATVLVEGYSVPDVAKFVFLGPLVGAGARVLFSPLTDRMGGAIWTLVSGIGLVASIAITIPALTPDTTSAATLDAGFDHFLWGMLAIFLFAGIGNASTFKQMPMIFEKRQAGGVIGWTAAIAAFGPFFFGVGVTSMGPVAFFSIGIAWAVMCVVVTWVRYARKGAPKPG
- the groL gene encoding chaperonin GroEL (60 kDa chaperone family; promotes refolding of misfolded polypeptides especially under stressful conditions; forms two stacked rings of heptamers to form a barrel-shaped 14mer; ends can be capped by GroES; misfolded proteins enter the barrel where they are refolded when GroES binds); amino-acid sequence: MPKLIAFNEEARRGLERGMNTLADAVKVTLGPKGRNVVLEKKWGAPTITNDGVSIAKEIELEDPYEKIGAELVKEVAKKTDDVAGDGTTTATVLAQAMVREGLRNVAAGANPMGLKRGIEAAVTAVSNELLSMAKDVETKEQIASTASISAADTTVGEIIAEAMDKVGKEGVITVEESNTFGLDLELTEGMRFDKGYISAYFVTDPERMETVLEDPYVLIANSKISNVKDLLPLLEKVMQSGKPLVIIAEDVDGEALSTLVVNKIRGTFKSVAVKAPGFGDRRKAMLQDIAILTGGQVISEEVGLKLETAGLELLGQARKVVITKDETTIVEGAGDAGQIEGRVNQIRAEIEKSDSDYDREKLQERLAKLAGGVAVIKVGAATEVELKERKHRIEDAVRNAKAAVEEGIVAGGGVALVQAAAVAFDGLDLTGDEATGANIVRVATEAPLKQIAINAGLEGGVVAEKVRNLPSGEGLNAATGEYVDMIATGIIDPAKVTRSALQNAASIAALFLTTEAVVADKPEKSAPMGGDPTGGMGGMDF